Below is a window of Saccharomonospora viridis DSM 43017 DNA.
GCTAGGCCCTCGCCGTCGCCACCGGAGTGCTGCAGCGCGTTGCTTCTGCCGGGTCGGTTTCCGTTGCCGGTGCCGGATGTGGCCGTGTCCGTGCTGCTGCTGGAAGCGGTGTTCTGTTCGCGTGCGCTCGCGCGTTCGTCGACGAGTCCCCGAGCGTTCTCCGAGGCGCTGGACGTCGAGGTGCGGAGATCCCCCGCCGCGCTGGAGGCCTGCGTCGCGCCGTCCCTGATCTGGCTTCCGCCGTCCCTGATGTCGGTGACGCCTTTGTGCACGTCGTTCGCGACGTTCATCAGGTCGCTGATGCTGTCCGCGCTGCCCAACTTGGACAGCGCCGTGCCCACATCCATGATCCCGTTGACGACCTGCGTGGCTCCGTCGATGATCGACTTGATGCCCTCGATCAGGTCCATGATGGCGTTGTAGATCTGGATGCCGTCGTAGACGAGCTTGACGGCACGGCCCCAGCCGACCACCGGGATCGGCAGCATCGCCGCCGCTTCGATCAGCTTGTTGACCAGGCGCTCGATCAGTTTCAGCACCTGATCGCAGGCGCGTTTGGAGCCGTCGGCGACCTTGCTCAGCGCAACGCCGATCAACTTCGCGGCCTGGGCGTCCGCTTCCAGCCCCACGGTCCAGGTGATGCCGATCAGATTGGCGAAGCTTTCCGCCGCCGGCCCCGACCAGGAGGGCTGCAGTTCCTCCGCACCGGCGTTGATGTTCTTACGCACCGCCTGCAACGCGGCGCACACGTTGTTCCACTGCGCCGCGGCGGCCGCGATCTTCTCGAAGTCACCGGTGATCGGCGTGATGATCGAGGACACGAGGTCCTCGCCCACGATCTTCTGCCACACCCAGTTGACGGCCTGCACCTGGAAGCCGGCGTTTTTGATCGCGTCCTCGATCGACGAACCGCCGGACAGGCCGGGATCCTGGCCGAGTATCTCCAGTGGGTTCTCGACCTCGCTGTACGCCGCGGTCATCCGGCGCTCCCCACGGTCACGTCGCCGACACCGTCGACCAGGTTGCCGAGCCGGTCCATTTCGGCTCGTGAGGCCTCGTCGCGAGCCTCGTACTCGTCGGCCGCGTTGAGGAGGTTGTCACGGACCTCCCCCATCTTTCCGCTCGCGAAGTCCAATGTGTCGGCGTACAGGCCGACCACACCCGTCACCACGGGGGCGAGTAGGGCCAACAGTCCGGTGTAGCCACTGGTGTCGCCGCCCTTCTCGGTGGCATGGCGTCCGATGGCCGCGAGGTGATCCGCTTGCTGTCCCAACAATTCCGCGCATCCCCGCAGCTCTGCGGGTTCGACGTGATGTCCGCCACCATTCGGCATGACGTACCCCCAGTTCGTTGACGAGTTTTCAGATATGACGCGCTGATGTGGGAACGGTTCCCGGAAGAGACGGCGCTGAGAGCGCGATTACTCTACGCTGCGCGCCCATGACTGTTCCTAGTGACCGATACGCGAACGACGAATCCGACGGTCCCACCGCGGCCTTCCCCGCCGGTGCCTTCGACAGCAGCGGTTTCACCGCCGCGGAGTCAGTCGATACCCGCTCGGGCCCCGACGCGCGCCCGGCCGATCAGTGGCACGGCAGCCTCGACTTCGGCCTGTTCGTCCTCCGGGTCGCCCTCGGTGGGCTGATGATCGCGCATGGGCTGCAGAAATTCGGTCTGTTGGACGGGCCCGGCATCAACGGGTTCGCGCAGGTACTCACCTCGATGGGTTTCACCGGCCCGACGACCCTGTTGGCGTGGGTGACCGCGTTGGCGGAGGTCGGTGGTGGCGCCCTGCTGGTGCTCGGCCTGTTCACGCCCCTCGGTGCCGCCGCCGTGCTCGGCGTGCTGTCCAACGCGGTCTACAGCAAATTCGACAGCGGATTCTTCGCCGCCACAGGGGGGTTCGAGTTCGACCTGTTCCTCGCGCTCGCCGCGTTCGCGGTGCTGTTCACGGGTTCGGGCCGTATCGCGATCGACAAGAACACACCGTGGCGGCGCAGGCCGTGGCCGTTCGGTCTGGCGGCGCTGGTGCTGTCGGCAGCGGCATCGGCCGCCGTCATCCTGTTGTGCCGCTGACCGTTGGCCCGCTGACTCCGAACGAGGAGGGCGAAAGCGCGGCCCCGAGCCGGCTTTCGCCCTCGCCCATCACTTGTCCGGGTTACGTACGGCGCCGGTGTCGGCCGAGGTGGCCATGCGCGCGTAGGCGCGCAGCGCTGCGCTCACCGGCCGCTGCCTGTCGGCGGGTTGCCACGGCCGTTCCGAAGCCTCCATCTTGGCCCTCCGCTCGGCGAGGACCTCGTCGTCGACGAGCAGTTCGAGCTTGCGCTCGTGCACGTCGATGAGGATCTCGTCGCCGTTTTCGACCAGGCCGATGTTGCCGCCCGCGGCGGCCTCGGGGGAGATGTGGCCCACCGAGATGCCCGAGGAACCACCCGAGAAACGTCCATCGGTGATGAGCGCGCACACCTTGCCCAGGCCCGCCCCCTTCAGGAACGCGGTCGGGTGCAACATCTCCTGCATGCCCGGGCCGCCCGCCGGTCCCTCGTAGCGAACGACGAGCACCTCACCGGGCTGCACCTCCTTGTTGAGGATGACCGAGACGGCCTCCTCCTGGCTCTCCACCACCCGGGCGGGGCCGCGGAAGCGCCACAGTTCCTCGTCGATGCCCGCCGACTTGATCACCGCGCCGTTCTCCGCGAGATTTCCGCGCAGCACGGCGAGTCCACCGCTGGCGGTGTAGGCGTGGGCGACGTCGCGAATGCAGCCGTTCTCCGCGTCGGTGTCGAGCGACGACCACCGGTTGGTCGTGGAGAACGCCTCCGTGGTGCGCATTCCACCCGGCGCGGCGTGGAACAGCTCGAACGCCTCCTCCGACGCGGAACCCCCTCGGATGTCCCACGTGGACAGCCACTCCTCCAACGAGGAGGAATGCACGGCGTGGACGTCGGGGTTGAGGAACCCACCCCGATGCAGCTCGCCCAGGATGGCGGGGATGCCGCCCGCGCGGTGCACGTCCTCCATGTGGTAGTCGGAGTTCGGCGAGACCTTGGAAAGGCAGGGCACCTCACGCCCGATGCGATCGATGTCGTCGAGCGTGAAGTCGATCTCGCCCTCCTGTGCGGCGGCGAGGATGTGCAACACGGTGTTGGTGGAACCGCCCATCGCCATGTCCAACGCCATGGCGTTCTCGAAGGCCTTCTTGCTCGCGATCGAACGCGGCAACGCCGATTCGTCGTCCTTCTCGTACCAACGCCGGGCCAGTTCCACCACCGTGCGTCCGGCGTCGACGAACAGCTGCCTCCGCGCGGCGTGAGTGGCCAGTGTGGACCCGTTGCCGGGCAACGACAGTCCCAGCGCCTCGGTGAGGCAGTTCATCGAGTTCGCGGTGAACATGCCCGAGCAGGAACCGCACGTCGGGCACGCGGAGCGCTCGACGATGGACAGCCCCTCGTCGTCGACGGAGGAGTTGGCCGAAGCGGAGATCGCGGTGATGAGGTCGGTCGGTGCGTGCGCGACGCCGTCGACGACCACGGCCTTACCGGCCTCCATGGGGCCGCCCGAGACGAACACCGTCGGGATGTTGAGCCGCATGGCGGCGTTGAGCATCCCAGGGGTGATCTTGTCGCAGTTCGAGATGCACACCAGCGCGTCGGCCTGGTGGGCGTTGACCATGTACTCGACGGAGTCGGCGATGATCTCGCGCGAGGGCAACGAGTACAGCATTCCGCTGTGGCCCATGGCGATGCCGTCGTCCACCGCGATGGTGTGGAATTCGCGGGGCACGCCGCCGGCTTCACGCACGGCCTCGGCGACGATCTCACCGAGGTCCTTGAGGTGGACGTGTCCCGGTACGAACTGGGTGTAGGAGTTGGCGATCGCGACGATGGGCTTGCCGAAGTCGCTGTCGGTCATACCGGTCGCGCGCCACAGGGAGCGAGCTCCCGCGGCGTTGCGGCCGTGGGTCGTGGTTCGGGAGCGCAGAGCAGGCATATTCCAAGCGTACGCTCGCCTTATCGGTCCACCGCCCCCGGTCCGAGGCTCGGTTACTTGTCGTTTCGGCCCGTGTCGTCCTCGCCGGAGTCGTTCTGGGAGCCGTTGTCGGGGTCGCCGGCGGAGTCCTTGCCGGAGTCGGCGGGGTCCTCATCGGAGTGGCCGTCGGCGCCGCCGGCGGACTCGTCCTCGTCGTCCGGCTGGTCGAGCAGACCCGACGGATCGGGGACCCGGCCGTCGCTGACCAACGACAGCACCGGCAAGTGGCGGGTGCGCACGGAGGGCAGCGGTACGGTGGTGTCGTCGTGGAGTACCGCGACGACCGCGGACTTCGGGGTGATGGTGAAGCCCTTGAGCGAGTCCCAGGCCAGTTTCCGGGTGCCGCGCAGGGTGCGCACGATGAGGCCTTGTTCCGTGGCCTCCGTGCGGGTGCGGACGACCCACACGGCCAGGACGATGGGCACGAGCAGCAGCACCAGCAGATACGGCAGGGTGGCCGCGAGCGGGAACATGCACATGAAGAGCATCAGCACGCCGATCAGCGCGGTTCCCGGGATGCGGAACACGGCCCTCTTGCCCCGGGTGCCGGTGCTTTGGTCACCGGAGGTGCCGTCGTGTGTCGTCTGTGTCGTCCGAGTCGAGGTCATAGCCGGTTCCTGCCTTCCTCCCACCACACTCCGATGGTGCACCGCAGCTCGGAGGCGGGGTTAGCTGGGGCCTGCCGACCGTCGGAGGGTCCAGTATCCGGGATCACTATCCCGCAGAGTTGACACCTCTCGCCGTGGACGATTACCGTCGTTGTCGTGACACCGCAGATCGCTCTTGTACTTCCCCCGCGCGTCGGCGCGTAGGGGAATCTCTGCGTCGACGCGCGACCCTCGTGCGACCACTCATGGTCGGCGGGGGTTTTTTAATGCGTAAGCGACATCCGAGCGCTCCTGCCACCAATGAGACAACCGAAAACCCTGACCAACCGCAAACCGACACTCACGAGGCGAGAACCGATGACAAGCGCCACCTCGCGATCGGACGCGACCGCCGAGTCGACACCGACCACGGCGTCGCCCGGCCATTCCGGACCCCGCCCCAAGCCCGCGCCCCCTGCAGGGACACCCGTCCGGGTGACGGGTGCGCAGTCGCTCGTGCGTTCCCTTGAGGCCATCGGTGTCGAGGCGGTATTCGGCATTCCCGGTGGCACGATTCTCCCCGCGTACGACCCGTTGCTCGACTCCACGAAGGTCCGGCACGTGCTTGTGCGGCACGAACAGGGTGCCGGTCACGCGGCGACCGGCTACGCGCAGGCCACCGGCAAGGTCGGTG
It encodes the following:
- the ilvD gene encoding dihydroxy-acid dehydratase, which produces MPALRSRTTTHGRNAAGARSLWRATGMTDSDFGKPIVAIANSYTQFVPGHVHLKDLGEIVAEAVREAGGVPREFHTIAVDDGIAMGHSGMLYSLPSREIIADSVEYMVNAHQADALVCISNCDKITPGMLNAAMRLNIPTVFVSGGPMEAGKAVVVDGVAHAPTDLITAISASANSSVDDEGLSIVERSACPTCGSCSGMFTANSMNCLTEALGLSLPGNGSTLATHAARRQLFVDAGRTVVELARRWYEKDDESALPRSIASKKAFENAMALDMAMGGSTNTVLHILAAAQEGEIDFTLDDIDRIGREVPCLSKVSPNSDYHMEDVHRAGGIPAILGELHRGGFLNPDVHAVHSSSLEEWLSTWDIRGGSASEEAFELFHAAPGGMRTTEAFSTTNRWSSLDTDAENGCIRDVAHAYTASGGLAVLRGNLAENGAVIKSAGIDEELWRFRGPARVVESQEEAVSVILNKEVQPGEVLVVRYEGPAGGPGMQEMLHPTAFLKGAGLGKVCALITDGRFSGGSSGISVGHISPEAAAGGNIGLVENGDEILIDVHERKLELLVDDEVLAERRAKMEASERPWQPADRQRPVSAALRAYARMATSADTGAVRNPDK
- a CDS encoding type VII secretion target translates to MPNGGGHHVEPAELRGCAELLGQQADHLAAIGRHATEKGGDTSGYTGLLALLAPVVTGVVGLYADTLDFASGKMGEVRDNLLNAADEYEARDEASRAEMDRLGNLVDGVGDVTVGSAG
- a CDS encoding PH domain-containing protein: MTSTRTTQTTHDGTSGDQSTGTRGKRAVFRIPGTALIGVLMLFMCMFPLAATLPYLLVLLLVPIVLAVWVVRTRTEATEQGLIVRTLRGTRKLAWDSLKGFTITPKSAVVAVLHDDTTVPLPSVRTRHLPVLSLVSDGRVPDPSGLLDQPDDEDESAGGADGHSDEDPADSGKDSAGDPDNGSQNDSGEDDTGRNDK
- a CDS encoding DoxX family protein; translation: MTVPSDRYANDESDGPTAAFPAGAFDSSGFTAAESVDTRSGPDARPADQWHGSLDFGLFVLRVALGGLMIAHGLQKFGLLDGPGINGFAQVLTSMGFTGPTTLLAWVTALAEVGGGALLVLGLFTPLGAAAVLGVLSNAVYSKFDSGFFAATGGFEFDLFLALAAFAVLFTGSGRIAIDKNTPWRRRPWPFGLAALVLSAAASAAVILLCR